TAAGTTAATGAAAACAAAAGGTATCAACCTTTCAGGCTTTGTTGAACAAGCCCAGTCTTTAGCAAAAGAAGCCAAAACACCTATGTACTTTGCTGTAGATGGTGATTTAGCAGCAATTATTGCAGTAGCTGATCCGATTAAATCCGATTCAATCTCTGCTATTAAAAGGCTTCAAGCTAATGGTATACGTGTCATCATGTTAACTGGCGACAACAAGGAAACTGCTGCCGCCGTAGCTAAAAAAGCAGGTATTAGCGAATTTCTTGCTGAAGTTCTTCCTGAAGACAAAGCTAACAAAGTTAAAGAGCTACAAGGCAGTGGCGAAATTGTTGGTATGACAGGCGATGGTATTAACGATGCTCCAGCGCTCGCGCTAGCCGATGTCGGTTTTGCTATCGGTACAGGAACAGACGTAGCCATTGAAAGTGCTGACATAACGCTCATGCGTGGTTCTCTTCATGGCCTTGCTGATGCCATCGCTGTGAGCAAAGCAACGTTACGAAATATTAAACAAAACTTGTTTGGTGCGTTCGTCTATAACGTGGCAGGAATCCCATTTGCAGCAGGGATTCTTTATCCCTTCTTTGGAATCTTACTTAGTCCTGTAATAGCGGGTGCGGCAATGGCGTTTTCGTCATTGACAGTGGTGTCAAATGCAAACCGACTTCGCTTATTTAAAGCAAAAGAGCATTAAGGAGAATCACTATGATGACTATCAACTTACTTGGTGTTGGGCTGATAGCACTGATTGTTTGGTGGTTTTGGCTATATAAACCTCAAAAAACTATCATTGAAAGTGATGAAGTGCTGATTGAAGTGAAAGATGGTGTGTATTCTCCATCATTTATTCAAGTGTCAGCAAGCCATCCCGTCATTCTTAAGTTTAAACGCTCGGATCAAACGCCATGTGCGGAAACAATGCTTATTCCGTCGTTAGACATTAGTGAACAGCTTAAATTAAATGAAATCACACAAATTACCTTAGCGAATTTATCACCGGGAGAACATGAATTCCATTGTCAAATGCAAATGTATCGTGGTGTCTTAAAGGTTGTTTAGGAGAGTGTTATGAAAAATGGGCACCCTAAATTTTGGTCTACACCGACAGGTTGGGCAGCACTTGCTCTCATTGCCTCAGCAACTGACTTCTTAGTTTTTGAGCATGGGGTGTTAATTTTCCTCCAAAAGTAATCCATTTAGGATTGCATATTTGCACAGACAATTAACCCATATTGAAAGATAGCTTTAAATTGTATTTCAAAGCCTTGCACAGTAATTACTGGATCAACTATTTATGCAAATGGTGGATTAAAACAAGATGCAATTTAACACAGAGGAAATCTGATATATCTCAACTTGTCCGCCTACCCATCAAGGTTATGACATAACCAAACTTTCTACGCCTAATTTCGCTGTTTGGTTACATGCCTGTAACCCGTATGAATAAGGGCGCAGTCCTAAGGTGTGAGTAAACGAGACATCGCGAATGTGGTTGTTTGCGGCTTCTGGTTTGCTTTCTGATTTTCCCAGCGACGAGACATCGCGAATGTGGTTGTTTGCTTGACCGTCTTTAGCATAAACACGGTATCCAGGGTCCACATCAATTCCCTTCAGAAAATAGAATGGTTGCTTTTCATCTACAGGTTTTGAGAACTTGACACGAGCGGCCTGCACGGAGCCGTCTTTAACTAAGCTAGTAAAGGGATAGTCGTCAATTTCTAAGGCGCTTTGTCCTCCACAACTTACAAATACAGGGTAGTGGCACTCTTTTTTATTGCCACTAGGATCTGTGAAGCGAACAATCGTCTTGTTGTTTTCAAAGGAAATATCGTCAATATTCCCGGCCTTTAAGTCAAGCTTGCCTGCCGCGTGCAGGGCTAGCATTATTTTAGCTGAGGATAAGGGCAGGGCCGCAATAACGTTCATTAAAAAAGGCATCACTATGTCGTTGAAGGTAATATGGTCCTCGGCTGGCATTAGTTCTGCGTGGTAGTTCAGGGTATACATTAAGTCATCGGTGACCTCTTTCCAGTGAATAGGTCGGTCGTTTTCAACACTATTTTTTGCCGCCGGAAGTTCTTGCTGCATGCCTGAAAAAGGATCATCATAACTATGGCGAACAGACATCGCTTCAACAAAATCCATCAGCGTGAACGTAGGATCTTGCAGTTTCGCTATCATGTCGGGTTTAAAGTCTTCTCGAAATGCCTGGCCTAAAGCAGGGCGACATACCTTGTCAAAATACACGGCTAATCTTAAATGCCCCTGCTTATCTAATAATGACAATAAGGTTTGCCTATCTACATGTCGATACAGCGCGCGCATCGGCTCCTTTTGTTCGTACTGTAAATGGGGCAGCCAGCCATTAGCATCATGTAGTGTAATTTTGAAGTTTTCGGCGCCATTGTGGGCGGTGTAAACTAGCTTATCCCCTTGTTCGGTAAAGGTTCCATGGCGATGAAACAAAGAAGATATCACGTCAAAAGCACTTAGCGACGCGCCCAATGTCCCCATGTTAAAGTCGAAGTACTTTCCACTGCTCGGCAAAATTTTACGAATAGGCCAGGGGGAACCGTAATAGCCAAACTCGGGTTTATCATCGTTGGGAAAAGCGTGACCAGTGGCAATGAATAAATAATCCGTGCTGTAATCATTACCCTCAACATCTTTTAGTTTAACGCTATCGCCTTGCTGCGCTATATCAACTATTTCCGTCGCACTATACTCATTGATAATAAAGCCCGCAGCGCGCAAATTGTTGGTAAGTAATTTATATTGAGCACAAAGGTATTGCCCAAGAGCACGCCTATTATAAACTTCTGAATCTGAGATTTCTTTATCATCAAGATTAAGATCCTGTAATGTTGCTTGATCTTGTTCACGCAACCAGTCCGCAAAGGATATTTGTAGGGCTGGAATTTCCTCTGAAGCAATATTAGCCATACTGTATATATCAGTGGCGTAAACATCGTAAGGCATTCCGCAACCAAGCACCTTACTTTTGTCGAAGATACTAATACGTTTCAGCAATCGTTTGATGCTATCTTGGTTATTTTACATGTGTTTAAGTAAGTAAAGACCAGTTGCACCACTACCAATAATAGCTAGGCATTTATTCATATCTAAAGATTTCCTTATTTCCAACGGTGCAGTTTAAGCTTGAGGTATTCATGAAGTGAATTATTATACCCATATTGCGTATTTATCAATTAAAACAATATCATTCCTATAGCTTTAACCATTTTAATAAATTGAATTTAGCCCCGTGTTAATACAGGATAACCAACAATGTTTGTATCAGATGCTATGCTCGACGCCCTACTAAGAGGTTCAATTTTAACTGTTATCGCAATGCTTTGGGTAATTGTGCTGGTGCGTATAAATGGCTTGCGGTCATTCTCAAAAATGACCAATTTCGATTTTGTGATGACAGTAGCAATTGGTTCGTCACTGGCCGGTGCAAGCCAATCATCTACGTGGCCTGCTTTTGTACAGATTCTAATGGCAATGGCAGCGTTATTTATAGTGCAATACACTGCGGCTCGCCTTCGTAGAGCCTCAGATAGTATCGATACCTTGATACAAAACAAACCCGTGTTGCTAATGCACAACGGCATCATATTATATGACGCCTTAAAGTCTACGCGTGTGGCGAAAGATGACTTAATCGCCAAGCTTCGCGAAGCGAATGCTTTAGACTTCTCGCAAGTTCGGGCGGTGGTTTTAGAAACCACAGGAGATATCTCAGTATTGCATGGTGATAAGTGCGCCGAGGAATTGTTAGAAGGGACGCGGAAGTTGCAGGGTAGCTGAGTCAGCTATAGTGGCAAGCTCTGTGGTGTAAATTAAAAATAGTGTGCCGGAATTGAATTTTAATCCTTGCTTAGACTATTGGGAACGTGACATGGGCCCATATAATGGTCGACTGCATGCTTGTTACAATGAGCATAAGTAGAGTGAATTTTTACTATTCCTTTCGCCGTAACTGTTGTGTTACCAGATGGGGTTCTCGGTTTCTATTACGCTAAAGCTGGCGCTTTAAAATTATTAACTTTCCGCAGCATAATTTATATATTGGCTAAAGTTCCAAAAGATTTTTGATAGTGGTCACCAAGCAGGGAGTATTATATTTTTTGATTTGTATAGCATTCTGACTATCATAGAAATACTAATAATAATTATAAGTCTAGAATGAGTGTGTATATGTCCTACAAATTGTCACTCTTAGTAAAGTTAAACATTGTCGGGCTTGCCTTCGTTTTTATGTTTAGTAATCAAGTTCAAGCTGAAAACAGTTTAGAGATTATTTACCTGCAGCGCTTACCTTTTAGTGGTGATATTAGTCATCAAAAAAGCGGAATTTTGCTCGATTTAAGTGAAGAAATCATGTCCAGCGCTAAGCTCACGTCAAACTACAAAGCGATTACTACATGGGTGGATGCCACCAGGTATCTAAAAGCGGAGGTCAATGGGTGTTTTTTAGGAAGTTATAAAACGGCAGAAAGAGCCAAACTGTATAAATTTTCTCAACCAATTTATCAAGAGCAGCCATACATAGTTGCCGCCAATTCAGCACTCAAAGATAGATTCAATGAAGAAGTGTTGATTGAGGATTTATTTGATTCAAACTTCCTCATGGGTTTCTATGAAAATTTTTCCTACGGTGAGGCTATTGATTCAAAGATGCGTACATCGAGTAACCCCAAAATTAATTTGCATTACCTTACCAATATGCAGGAAGATAATTTTGAAACCCGTAATATTTTTTCACTGATTGATAAAGGACGAGTTGACTATTATTTGATCAATGAAACCGAATACGATTGGAATATGCATAACAGTGGAGAAACATTAAATATAACTAAAATAAAATTGAAACCGACTCCTATAGGAAATTTTCGATATTACATGTGCAGTAACGCTGTCCCTGATGAAATTATTGAGCGACTAAATAAAGCTATTTTACAGGTTAAAAAATCCCCCCAGTACCGACAAATTATTAAAAGCTATAATAAGCCGTAATGGAAATGCTTTAGATAATAGCTTCAATCAAGAGCATCAGAACAGGTTGAAAACGTATGGCATACACAACTGTTAAATTTTCCTGTTTGTATTCCCTTTAATTTATAATCCCTGTAGCTGTCATTCTTTAGGCAATCTAAGCCCGTAAGCTTTATGTTACGTGCTTATAGCCCTCATATTTAACGTGTTGTTAGATCTAGGGGCTGCTCCTCAGCAATGAATAGCTCTAACTTTGGCCGCAACAAGCCCAAAGAATGAATATTAATCAATCCAAGGAATGCTTATCTATGTCTTTTCGATCGTTAGGCTTGTGTAATGCGCTATTGAAAGCGGTTGCAGAACAAGGTTATGCAACGCCATCACCGATACAGGTTGAAGCTATTCCGGCGGTGCTTAGTGGTCGTGATCTTATGGCGGTGGCTCACACCGGCACAGGTAAAACGGCCGCTTTTTGTTTGCCGGTGATGCAGCTACTGTCTGAAGGCTCAAGTCCACAAGCGAAAAAAGTCCGTGGGTTAATCATTACGCCGACCCGAGAGCTTGCTGCTCAGGTATCCGCAAGCCTTGAACGCTACAGCCGTCATATGAATATTCGCTCAGCGGTCGTGTTTGGTGGTGTGAGGATTGAGCCGCAGATATCCTTACTGCAAGAGGGTTTAGATATGCTGGTCGCTACGCCCGGTCGTTTGATTGATCTGTATAATCAGCAGGCTTTTAACTTTGATCAGCTTGAGATATTGGTCTTGGATGAGGCTGATCGCATGTTGGATATGGGCTTTGTCGACGACATCCGTCATATCCAAAGTCTGTTGCCTAGCAACCGTCAAACTTTAATGTTTTCAGCGACATTTTCTAAACAGATAAAATCTCTTGCCACAGGCATGTTAGATAATCCACTTTTGCTTGAAGTGACCGCCGCCAACAGTACGGTCGATACGGTTAAACAGCTTATATATTCTGTAGACAAAGCTCGCAAAAGTGAGGCGCTGATCCAGCTGATTAAGAACAATGATTGGCATCAAATTCTGGTGTTTAGTCGCACCAAGCGTGGCGCAGATAATTTGGTAACCCAGCTGAAAAACGCCGCTATCAGCGCCGACTCAATCCATGCAAACAGAACCCAGCATGCGCGCACACTTGCTTTAGATGGGTTTAGAAACGGTAGTATTAAGGTTTTGGTCGCCACTGATATTGCCTCTCGGGGCATTGATGTAGACCAACTGCCTTGTGTGATTAACTTTGATCTGCCCTATGTACCTGAAGATTATGTACATCGCATAGGTCGTACCGGTCGTGTTGGCAGCACAGGCTTAGCGATATCCTTATTCAGTGAGGATGAATCCAAACAGTTACAGACAATTGAACGAGTGATTGGCCGTAAGTTAGAGCGTCAAATCATCCCAGGTTTTGCGCCTAGCCAAAAAGCGCCAGTAGACTCATCAGATGATGACCTATATGGTAATTTTGAGCCAGATCCTAAACCTAGACGTCGAGACCAACCTCAGGGGTGGGCAGGCCATGGCAGAAAGTCGACCAATAAAAAGCGTAAAAGGTAGAATCTGCTGATTGGGGCTGTAAACTTAACCTGAGCCTAGTTATATATTGATGAATATCTTTTCAAGTACTCTGACCCTCTTGAATTCTGCTCAATTGCATAGTGAACTACAGCTACCCGCTATGCCGTTAGTTATCGAGAAACTCGAAGATTTTGTTGAACAGCTTTATCAAAGTTTTGAGGCGCAGCCTAGGTTAGTCCACTTACTGTTGGATGCTCAGTTGTTACCACGGATAGTGAATACGGCGTCGAAAATGCGCTATGAAGCACTAATAGTTTTATTAAAAAAACATTATCCCCACTGTGACGAGACATTGATCACCCAGACAGCGGCTAATCTGCGTTATATTATGAGTGCTTCAACATGGCGTTATTATCGACAGATGTTTGATTTTAATATGGTTGCTAGCGTTCAATGCGCCCGCATGGTCATTCGTCAGGCAATTGCCTATTTAAATTCAAAATGAATTCATTTGCTTCGCCGTCCAATAAAAGGGTGGTAATTTGTTTATATACTTAGGTTAATCTAGTGGCGCATTGCAAATACCGACTTGCAGGGATAACTTGATATGAACGGCGATAACGACAAGCCAGAGCTTGACTCAAGTATCTGAAACACTATCAGCGTCCTTGCTTAGCGAAGCTGGCTGTCTTTACTGCCTCGTCGATTGATAGAAGAGGTGAACACGGCTTTTTTCTCTTTCATGCTCTGACATTGAATACATAGCTGTACACCCGGCACCGCGTCTCTGCGAGCCTGTGGTATAGGTTTGTCGCATAGTTCGCAAAACTCGGCACTTTCGCCTTGTGGTAAGTTACTTTTTGCCATGGCAACCGCATCTTCTACACTCGCGTCAATTTGGTCTTGTACGGCTCCATCTTTTGCCCATCCTCCAGCCATATTTGCCTCCAGCAATTTAATAGTAAGTTGTTTAAACGCTTGGTAGCGCACTTTAGATCATTTCTATACGACCAGACGCGGACAAATTTGACAGGGCTAAAGGTAAAAAGAAATTATTGGAAAAGGTGAAGTGAAATAGCATTAAACAGGATACTGAGGAGGTGAGAGCTATAAAAATCAAGATATGGGCCCTTAAAAGGACCCAAATCAAATTAACTTGGACTCTTACTTAGAGTCCTGTTTGACTAAAAGTGTATTGCAGGATAATTAAGCTCGGGTTTTGCGTGATCTTAAACCAAGCAAACCGGCTAAAAATACCATTAATGTGGCAGGCTCAGGTACATCAATACTATTGCCTTCAACGATAGCCAACGAACAGTGATCGCCTGGTGCACATAGTGGAGAATCAGCAAGTCTTGTGAAGGTATTTGAAGCAATATCATAAACCTCAAATATAGTTTGAGTACCGCTATAACCATTTACATAAATTAGGCCGTCACTGCTAACGTCCATAGATGCATGGGTAACGGACATGGCTGCGCCTGTGTCTACTTGTTGGCATGTGCTTGTATTGGTGGCAAGCAGATTACCGCCTGTAAACACACTCGCATAAAAATTGCCATCATAATACCCGCCAACACGGCCATTTTCGCCGACACTTGTTGCAGAGCTACATACAGTCCCAAAAGACTGCGCATCTATATCATAGGTAAAAAATCCAGCTTGTCCATATGTACGTATGAGCAGTTGGTTGTTGACCATATCAATGTCAGATCCTGAAGATATTACCTCGGGTGTGCTTATAGAATTCCAATTGCCACCTATGGTGTAATATAGTTGTGAGGTACCATCATTCCCCCAATAAAATTCACCATCGGCATCTATATCAAACATCGATATTGCATTTCGGCCAGACGAAGCTGCAGGTCCAGCTAAGTGAAACATCCATTGATCCAGGCTATCGTCATATCTATATATGTTTGCATCTTGTATCAAGAGGGTCTATCAAGAGGGTCAGAGTCATTGAAGGCCGACTGAGAAGTTCACTTTTTGGTAAAGCCAAGTTCAGGGGAAGGACATAACCATCTATAGGTGTAAAAAGCAGACAGCACAGCAGGTAGCCTGATTTCTGGCAAGAATATTAGAGCATCGTTTATGGCTTATTAAGACGATCATTCAGATTAGGTTTTGACCAAAGGGCGTGACGCCAAGGATTAAATAACAAGATTGCAGTTACCTAATCCTTGGCTAAGCTGTGTGTTGTACAGATTCGGATTTGAATGTCTGATAAGCTGGTTCAAGTTTAAATAGAAGGGCTTGATCGTCAGCCATACAATACTCCAACTTTTATACTTAAAGAGTCACAGACTATGCGAATTATTACCAAAACATTTGCTATAGCACTAAGCTGTTTGGCTTTCGCCAGCCTAGCGAGTGCTCCTCGGGTGTATGAAAAGCAAGATCCCCCAAGGGAGCTTACCCAAGAGCAGGCAGCTCGTGCCCAGGCTAATTACCAAAAGTACTGCAGTTTGTGTCATGGCGCAGACCGAGAAGGGCATGCTAATGATCACGCACCCTCATTGCGGGCTAAGAGTTTATTTGAATCCGGAGTACCTCATGCTATTTTACGGCCAATGTCTTATGGACGCATAGGCACAGCAATGGCAGGCTATCTCGATGAGATGGGTGGCCCAATGACCCTTGATGAAACTTGGGATCTAACTTATTGGCTGTTTTGGCAATCAGGCGCTGAGCGAGTCAAGTTAAGTGAAAATCCAGTGATGGGAGATGCTGAAAAAGGTGCGCTTATTTATCAGCAGAATTGTGCAACATGCCATGGCAAAGATGGGGAAGGGATCAATGCCCCTGCGCTGGGGAATCAATCTGCGCTGACTCATAATAAAGACGAGTTTATTCGTTATGCAATTGAGAAAGGCCGTGAAGGCACGCCGATGGTTTCATTTGCTAACAAACTGACAGCAGCAGAAATCGATAACGTCACAGCTTTTATTCGTAGTCGCGCCAAGGGAGTGGAAATGGAACAGACCGTACTACACGCCATGCCCACACCAGATCAGTATATTCTAAACCCAAATAATGGCGATCCCGAGTTCACTTTAACAGATGATATCTATGTTTCTTCAGACGACTTATATGCTGCGATAAAAGCTAAAAAGAAAATGATCCTACTTGATACGCGGGTTCCTTCTGTTTGGCAGCGTGGACATATTGAAGGTTCAGTGCCTTTCCCGTACTACACCGACTTAGATGACAAGATTACAGATTTGCCTAAAGACGTATACTTAGTCGGGTATTGTTCCTGCCCAAGGGCGGCAACAGAGCACATCTTCAATCAGCTCAGAGAGCGGGGCTATGAAAAAACCGCCGTGTTGTATGAAGGCATTTTTGGTTGGATGAATCTTGGCTATCCGGTGATGACCGCAGAGGGGCAGTTTGATTTACCCGATATTGAGGAGCATTAATACTGACTTCGCTCAGATACGGACATATTCAGAGCACAAAAAAGCGCTGTAGCTAATAAAGCCACAGCGCTTTGGTTAGACTAGTCTAAGACTTAGCGGTCTAGGTTCATAACCTTAGTCCAAGCGTTAACAAAATCGTCAACAAACTTTTGCTTAGAGGTGTCAAAAGCATAGACTTCAGACACGGCACGCAGCTCAGAGTTTGAACCAAAAACCAAATCTACCGAGGTGGCGGTCCACTTCTGCTTACCTGATTTACGATCTAAACCTTCATACACACCATCAGTAGCTGACTTTTTCCAAACTGTGGACATGTCCAACAAGTTAACAAAGAAGTCATTATTGAGGGTACCAGGCTTGCTGGTCAGTACGCCGTGTTTAGCGCCACTGTGATTGGCACCTAATACGCGCAACCCACCTACCAATACGGTCATCTCTGGTACACTCAAATTTAATTGATCCGCTTTATCAACCAACATTTCAGTTGGTGATTTGTAGGCTGCTTCGCTATTGAAATAGTTTCTAAAACCATCGGCGCTGAGTTCAAGCAAGCTGAATGCATTTACATCAGTTTGTTGTTGAGTTGCATCACCACGACCTGATTTGAACGGAACAGTTACGCTATAGCCGGCATCTTTTGCTGCCTTTTCAATTGCTGCAGACCCGCCTAGTACTATAAGGTCAGCCAATGACACTTTGCTGCTATTGAAGAAACCGTCATTAAAATCTTTTTGAATTGATTTCAATTTGTTCAACACTTTTTCAGTTTCAGCTGGGTTATTCACCGCCCAATCTTTTTGAGGCGAAAGTGCAATGCGTGCACCGTTCGCACCACCACGCATATCGGTACCCCGATAGCTAGCAGCAGATGCCCAAGCGACTCGAACTAGTTCTGACACCGACAAACCTGAATCTAAAATTTTAGCCTTCAGCTTTTTAATATCACCATCATCGATTTTTGATATAGATTTTGGATCAACAGGATCTTGCCAAATCAACTCATCTTTAGGTACTTCTTTACCTAAAAAGTTGCGAGATGGTCCCATGTCTCTGTGGGTCAACTTGTACCAGGCTTTAGCAAACGCTAAACGATATTCTTCTGGATCTGCTAAGAATCGTTCCGCTATCTTACGATACTCAGGGTCAAACTTAAGCGCTAAGTCGGCCGTGGTCATCACAGGAGCGTTAAATTTACCTTTAACGTGAGCATCAGGTACCGCGTTGTGCAATGACTCATCTGTTGGTATCCACTGAATTGCGCCTGCTGGACTGCGCGTTTGCTTCCATTCAAAGTTCAACAAGTTGCTTAGATAAAGCGACGTCCACATAGTAGGTGCTTGGGTCCAAGCACCTTCCAAGCCACTGGTAATAGTGTCTTCAGAATGGCCTTTACCACACTTATTTTTCCAACCCAAACCTTGTTCTTCAATACCCGCGCCAGCAGGCTCTGAATCTAAACAATCTTGAGGTTTGTGTGCGCCGTGCATTTTACCGAAGGTGTGACCACCTGCAATGAGTGCCAACGTTTCTTCGTCATTCATGGCCATACGGCTAAATGCAACGCGAATATTCTTGGCTGAACCTAGCGGATCTGGTACGCCTTTTGGCCCTTCGGGATTGACGTAGATAAGACCCATGTGAGTAGCGCCTAAAGGACGTTCTAGTTTACCATCCTTGTCTTCGCGGTCACTGGCCAGCATTTCTACTTCCGGACCCCAATACACCATGTCTGGTTCCCAGTCATCATTACGGCCACCGGCAAATCCAAAGGTTTTAAAGCCCATATTTTCAAGTGCAACATTGCCCGCCAGAACGATTAGGTCAGACCAAGATATGGCCTCTCCATACTTTTGTTTGATTGGCCAAAGTAATCGACGTGCTTTATCTAAACTAGCATTATCTGGCCAGCTGTTTAGCGGCTCAAAACGTTGCTGTCCACCGCCAGCTCCGCCACGACCGTCTAGTGTGCGATAGGTACCTGCACTATGCCAAGTCATACGAATAAAGAATGGTCCATAGTTGCCAAAATCAGCAGGCCACCAATCTTGAGAGGTGGTTAATAGGGCATTGATGTCCTGTTTAACTGAATCTAGGTCTAGGCCTTCAAATGCTGCTTTATAATCGAAATCTGGGCCATAGGGGTTTGAGCGTGAATCATGATCACGCAGAGCAAATAAATCCAGTTGGTCAGGCCACCAAAATTGATTATTTCTAACCTGAGCTCCTTTTGGCACACCCACGACAGCTGGGCCTTTAGGTTTTGTCATTTCGGCTTTTTTATTATCATCTGCAAGTGCAGCACCGGACATCAGCACCATGCTGACTACCCCTGCAAGAGTCGTTTTGTAAAATCGTAATTTTTTCATTGTTAACTTCCTTAAAAGTGACGAATCTGGGTAGCCTCAGCAGCACTAAGACTCACCGTATCGCTCAGTACACTCTATTATTGAGGCACTGAGCTGCAGACCTTTCCCCAAGCAGCTTGATTATTATGTTGCTGCCTGAAATACAAAATCATAGAAATGTTAGCTGAAATACTTGTTAAATGAGTGTTAAATAAAGCGATTACACTAATAGAAAAACTTGATGCTAGAAATAGCCGGTGCAGAGATAACCTCAAAATATACAGACACCCATCATGAAATAATCCCACTTGGTTATTGCAAAATGGTAACAACCACCAATGCACCTAATCCCTTTTTCCCACTTACCATCTCAATATTAAGGGTAATTAAGCTTAGTGTTTTGACTCAGATCAAGTTACTAACATTGGTATTTTTTCAGGAGTCATTACATGGAAGGATAATCACATCAATTTCTAGAGTGCTTATTAAATATCTTGGAACCCTAAATATTGTAAAGTCTAAAATCTTACTCTAATGTTATTGAGGGGCTTAATATTTAATCTACTTTAGGATTTGGTAAATAAAGGGCACTCATAGTATGTCTATATATAAAAAAGCACCGTTAATAAAGAGCTAAGAAACGTCAGATATGATCGAGATCAGGTTAAGAGCATAAAGTGGACCAAATTATTATTTGCATTTAAATCAACTGGTTAGGTTAATTTTGTGTGATTTTTTTGATGGGGTGTTAAATAATTGGACAGAAATAAAAGACAGCGTGGTGATTATTTTTATCGCAACGGTAGAGTTTAAATATAGCTATTAAAGTGGCAGGCAACAGCTCGGTTGTTTATTTTACAGAACCAAAAATGGCATCCCACTGTTTATCTAATTGTATGTGTGCAGCCGCAAGTGATACTGCTTTATACAGGCTGTTTTCTTTGATCACCATGCCAAATCGAAGCAGTTTTTCTAAGGCATCTTCTATTTCAAAATCCATTTCAAAATTAAATTTTGTAGCGATCCATTGTTCAATGTGCTGATCTAATTGCTCGCGACTAATGGGCTGATGACTAGTCAGTAAGAAGTAATAAGCCAGAATCGCTTCTTTGCACTCCTCTTCTTCGGCAGCGTCAATCAGGTGATGAAAAACACCTGCATTGTTGTCGAGGTTTTTAAAATAGAGATTATCCGCTAGGGCTTTCATAAATTTTAACTTGCGGTTTTTGAATTTACTCCATTCCTTGAAAATAAA
Above is a window of Aliiglaciecola sp. LCG003 DNA encoding:
- a CDS encoding cupredoxin domain-containing protein, giving the protein MMTINLLGVGLIALIVWWFWLYKPQKTIIESDEVLIEVKDGVYSPSFIQVSASHPVILKFKRSDQTPCAETMLIPSLDISEQLKLNEITQITLANLSPGEHEFHCQMQMYRGVLKVV
- a CDS encoding FAD/NAD(P)-binding protein is translated as MLKRISIFDKSKVLGCGMPYDVYATDIYSMANIASEEIPALQISFADWLREQDQATLQDLNLDDKEISDSEVYNRRALGQYLCAQYKLLTNNLRAAGFIINEYSATEIVDIAQQGDSVKLKDVEGNDYSTDYLFIATGHAFPNDDKPEFGYYGSPWPIRKILPSSGKYFDFNMGTLGASLSAFDVISSLFHRHGTFTEQGDKLVYTAHNGAENFKITLHDANGWLPHLQYEQKEPMRALYRHVDRQTLLSLLDKQGHLRLAVYFDKVCRPALGQAFREDFKPDMIAKLQDPTFTLMDFVEAMSVRHSYDDPFSGMQQELPAAKNSVENDRPIHWKEVTDDLMYTLNYHAELMPAEDHITFNDIVMPFLMNVIAALPLSSAKIMLALHAAGKLDLKAGNIDDISFENNKTIVRFTDPSGNKKECHYPVFVSCGGQSALEIDDYPFTSLVKDGSVQAARVKFSKPVDEKQPFYFLKGIDVDPGYRVYAKDGQANNHIRDVSSLGKSESKPEAANNHIRDVSFTHTLGLRPYSYGLQACNQTAKLGVESLVMS
- a CDS encoding YetF domain-containing protein, which codes for MFVSDAMLDALLRGSILTVIAMLWVIVLVRINGLRSFSKMTNFDFVMTVAIGSSLAGASQSSTWPAFVQILMAMAALFIVQYTAARLRRASDSIDTLIQNKPVLLMHNGIILYDALKSTRVAKDDLIAKLREANALDFSQVRAVVLETTGDISVLHGDKCAEELLEGTRKLQGS
- a CDS encoding transporter substrate-binding domain-containing protein codes for the protein MSYKLSLLVKLNIVGLAFVFMFSNQVQAENSLEIIYLQRLPFSGDISHQKSGILLDLSEEIMSSAKLTSNYKAITTWVDATRYLKAEVNGCFLGSYKTAERAKLYKFSQPIYQEQPYIVAANSALKDRFNEEVLIEDLFDSNFLMGFYENFSYGEAIDSKMRTSSNPKINLHYLTNMQEDNFETRNIFSLIDKGRVDYYLINETEYDWNMHNSGETLNITKIKLKPTPIGNFRYYMCSNAVPDEIIERLNKAILQVKKSPQYRQIIKSYNKP
- a CDS encoding DEAD/DEAH box helicase translates to MSFRSLGLCNALLKAVAEQGYATPSPIQVEAIPAVLSGRDLMAVAHTGTGKTAAFCLPVMQLLSEGSSPQAKKVRGLIITPTRELAAQVSASLERYSRHMNIRSAVVFGGVRIEPQISLLQEGLDMLVATPGRLIDLYNQQAFNFDQLEILVLDEADRMLDMGFVDDIRHIQSLLPSNRQTLMFSATFSKQIKSLATGMLDNPLLLEVTAANSTVDTVKQLIYSVDKARKSEALIQLIKNNDWHQILVFSRTKRGADNLVTQLKNAAISADSIHANRTQHARTLALDGFRNGSIKVLVATDIASRGIDVDQLPCVINFDLPYVPEDYVHRIGRTGRVGSTGLAISLFSEDESKQLQTIERVIGRKLERQIIPGFAPSQKAPVDSSDDDLYGNFEPDPKPRRRDQPQGWAGHGRKSTNKKRKR
- a CDS encoding DksA/TraR family C4-type zinc finger protein, translating into MAGGWAKDGAVQDQIDASVEDAVAMAKSNLPQGESAEFCELCDKPIPQARRDAVPGVQLCIQCQSMKEKKAVFTSSINRRGSKDSQLR
- a CDS encoding PEP-CTERM sorting domain-containing protein, encoding MFHLAGPAASSGRNAISMFDIDADGEFYWGNDGTSQLYYTIGGNWNSISTPEVISSGSDIDMVNNQLLIRTYGQAGFFTYDIDAQSFGTVCSSATSVGENGRVGGYYDGNFYASVFTGGNLLATNTSTCQQVDTGAAMSVTHASMDVSSDGLIYVNGYSGTQTIFEVYDIASNTFTRLADSPLCAPGDHCSLAIVEGNSIDVPEPATLMVFLAGLLGLRSRKTRA